A part of Marinomonas rhizomae genomic DNA contains:
- a CDS encoding cold-shock protein, protein MSDVVTGTVKFFNETKGFGFITQDQGPDVFVHFSAINTSGFKTLAEGQKVEFQVAQGKKGPEAQNVTPL, encoded by the coding sequence ATGTCTGACGTAGTAACTGGTACAGTAAAATTTTTCAACGAAACTAAAGGTTTCGGTTTCATCACTCAGGATCAAGGTCCTGACGTTTTTGTTCATTTCTCTGCAATCAACACTTCTGGTTTCAAAACTTTGGCTGAAGGCCAAAAAGTTGAATTCCAAGTAGCTCAAGGCAAAAAAGGCCCTGAAGCTCAAAACGTTACACCTCTATAA
- a CDS encoding DUF2058 domain-containing protein, with protein sequence MAVKSLQEQLLGVGLVDKKKVKKLKAESLQLKQKVKKGKVVASDDSRQEELKRQREAKAENDRALNMERQKLAEQKAIHGQIRQMIEQNRVRKEDGDIAYHFTDNKKVKQLYISQPMHDDLSRGRLAIVKLDESYEIIPEPVAVKINERDSSYILVCNNRIESVEDDPYADFQIPDDLMW encoded by the coding sequence ATGGCTGTGAAGTCTTTACAGGAGCAACTGTTGGGTGTTGGGCTTGTTGATAAAAAGAAAGTTAAGAAATTAAAAGCTGAATCTTTACAGCTAAAACAAAAAGTAAAAAAAGGCAAGGTTGTTGCGTCTGATGATAGCCGCCAAGAAGAGCTGAAGCGTCAAAGGGAGGCGAAGGCTGAGAATGATCGAGCGTTAAACATGGAGCGACAGAAGCTTGCAGAGCAAAAAGCGATCCATGGGCAGATTCGTCAGATGATTGAGCAGAATCGTGTGCGAAAAGAGGATGGAGACATTGCTTATCATTTTACTGATAATAAAAAAGTAAAGCAGCTGTATATAAGTCAACCTATGCACGATGATTTGAGTCGTGGGCGCTTAGCAATAGTAAAACTTGATGAATCGTATGAGATCATCCCAGAGCCTGTTGCTGTGAAAATTAATGAACGTGATTCGTCCTATATTCTTGTTTGTAATAATCGCATTGAGAGTGTTGAAGATGATCCGTATGCAGACTTTCAAA